The following are from one region of the Vitis riparia cultivar Riparia Gloire de Montpellier isolate 1030 chromosome 14, EGFV_Vit.rip_1.0, whole genome shotgun sequence genome:
- the LOC117930580 gene encoding disease resistance protein At4g27190-like, which produces MEIIATPIAEKVAEKLVARIGRHLGYLFNYRSNILDLTQQIEKFRDGRVRVQQSVHEANREGGDIFPDVEKWLSRAEEIIKETDKFLEDERDANRGCFNLKLRYQQSKKASGQAGDILNKIQETDKFGKVAHEPPPPGIGSSSVSGWEVFESRETTLNQIMEALRDDDVRMVGVWGMGGVGKTTLVQQVAEQAQVAKQANEEKLFDTVVMALNISQTPNVTKIQGEIASMLGLKLKEGDETGRAVRLSQSLKKHKKILVILDDIWEPIGLKGLEFLMDQMIIRWGTTAGDSVEKPEFRSIADDVVKKCEGLPVAIVIIAQALKVEKVGVWRNALKELKRCAPRHIRGVSENVYSCLELSYNHLKSDEVKSLFLLCGFLGDGDISLDDLLKYGMGLDFFDMDSLEQARDKIVTRVKILKDSSLLLDSLEDVHYRKPSSSFFVEEGNGFIRMHEVVRDVAKAIASKDPHHRFVVNEDVRLQEWEKRDGELRNCAGISLKCTHVHELPEGLKVVALSITEVEYIAVSKANKEMIWLKGFLEELGKKQENNFLYCDS; this is translated from the exons ATGGAAATTATTGCTACTCCCATTGCAGAAAAAGTTGCTGAGAAACTGGTTGCTCGAATTGGACGTCACCTGGGTTATCTGTTTAACTACCGTAGCAACATTTTGGATCTCACCCAACAAATTGAGAAGTTTCGTGATGGAAGAGTGAGGGTGCAGCAATCTGTGCATGAGGCTAATAGGGAAGGGGGTGATATCTTTCCTGATGTTGAAAAGTGGCTGTCACGTGCTGAAGAGATCATAAAAGAAACAGACAAATTCCTTGAGGATGAAAGGGATGCAAACAGGGGCTGTTTTAACTTGAAGCTGCGGTACCAGCAAAGCAAGAAAGCAAGTGGCCAGGCAGGGGATATTCTTAATAAAATCCAAGAGACTGATAAGTTTGGCAAAGTAGCACATGAGCCTCCTCCACCAGGGATCGGGTCTTCGTCTGTCAGCGGTTGGGAAGTTTTCGAATCGAGAGAGACAACTTTAAACCAAATTATGGAGGCCTTGAGAGATGATGATGTAAGGATGGTTGGGGTATGGGGGATGGGCGGTGTGGGCAAAACCACGCTTGTGCAACAAGTCGCCGAACAAGCCCAAGTAGCCAAACAAGCCAATGAAGAAAAGCTATTTGACACAGTGGTCATGGCGTTGAATATATCCCAAACTCCGAACGTGACAAAAATTCAAGGAGAAATTGCGAGCATGTTAGGCTTGAAACTTAAGGAGGGAGATGAAACGGGAAGAGCAGTTCGCCTAAGTCAAAGCTTGAAGAAACACAAGAAGATCCTGGTGATTTTAGATGATATCTGGGAGCCCATCGGTTTAAAAGGATTGGAATTCCTTATGGATCAGATGATCATAAGGTGGGGTACT ACGGCAGGTGATTCCGTGGAGAAGCCTGAATTTCGATCTATAGCAGATGATGTAGTTAAAAAATGTGAGGGTCTACCAGTTGCAATTGTAATAATTGCACAGGCACTAAAGGTTGAGAAGGTGGGTGTATGGAGGAATGCCTTGAAAGAACTTAAAAGGTGTGCACCAAGACACATCCGCGGAGTGAGTGAAAACGTGTATTCATGTCTGGAGTTGAGCTACAACCATTTGAAAAGTGATGAAGTTAAATCATTGTTCTTACTCTGTGGTTTCCTGGGCGATGGCGATATTTCATTGGATGACTTGTTAAAATATGGCATGGGTTTGGATTTTTTTGACATGGATTCATTGGAGCAAGCAAGAGATAAAATAGTTACCCGGGTGAAAATCCTTAAAGACTCGAGCCTGTTGCTTGACTCACTTGAAGATGTACACTATCGTAAACCTTCAAGTTCGTTTTTTGTGGAGGAAGGTAATGGGTTTATCAGAATGCATGAAGTGGTTCGTGATGTTGCCAAAGCAATTGCATCGAAAGATCCTCATCATCGATTTGTGGTGAACGAAGATGTTAGATTACAAGAATGGGAAAAGAGGGACGGTGAGTTGAGAAATTGTGCTGGCATATCTTTGAAATGCACACATGTCCATGAGCTTCCAGAAGGATTG AAAGTTGTAGCTCTTTCCATTACTGAGGTGGAATATATTGCTGTTTCAAAAGCCAacaaggagatgatttggcttaAAGGCTTCTTGGAAGAGCTGGGAAAGAAACAAGAGAACAATTTCCTTTATTGCGATAGTTAA
- the LOC117930579 gene encoding uncharacterized protein LOC117930579 codes for MPPRRAASSQNSQANDDVPPVEGLPPGQSSSSRGSSFDDFKKLGPPYFSGATDPTEAEAWILKMEKFFGVIDCSEEQKTSYAAFMLDKEADHWWRMTRRLLEDQGPITWRQFREAFYKKYFPDSVRRQKVGEFIRLEQGDMTVAQYEAKFTELSRFSPQLIATEEEKALKFQDGLKPYLKNKYLF; via the exons ATGCCACCAAGAAGAGCAGCTTCTTCACAAAACAGTCAGGCTAATGATGATGTACCTCCAGTTGAGGGTTTGCCTCCT GGACAGTCTTCATCTTCTAGGGGTAGCTCTTTTGATGACTTCAAGAAATTGGGTCCTCCTTActtttctggtgctacagatcccACAGAGGCAGAGGCTTGGATCCTGAAGATGGAGAAATTCTTTGGTGTAATAGATTGCTCTGAGGAGCAAAAAACCTCTTATGCAGCTTTTATGTTAGACAAAGAGGCAGATCATTGGTGGCGTATGACTAGGAGACTTTTGGAGGATCAGGGACCCATAACATGGAGACAATTTCGGGAGGCTTTCTACAAGAAGTATTTCCCTGACAGTGTTAGGCGGCAGAAGGTGGGAGAGTTTATTCGTTTGGAACAGGGGGATATGACTGTGGCTCAGTATGAGGCCAAATTTACAGAGTTATCACGTTTTTCCCCACAGTTGATTGCTACAGAGGAGGAAAAggcattaaagtttcaggatggattgAAGCCTTATTTGAAGAACAAATATCTATTCTGA